From one Culex quinquefasciatus strain JHB chromosome 3, VPISU_Cqui_1.0_pri_paternal, whole genome shotgun sequence genomic stretch:
- the LOC6043130 gene encoding carboxypeptidase B, with the protein MIPRGFVLLGLFLATVVSATQRSYDGFKVYNVQQETQAQADLLFRMAEANHKLDFWFLSKRVGDNATVMVPPEDQERFMASLEKYGLQFTELIHNVESTHDEYTSTATRHASLPAHRNILTSYLRHADINAYLDELASKHSAKVVVHEVGRSHEDRAIKTITINPGKDKVIFLDAGIHAREWIAPATALYVIDQLVKHNFEGDDALSSVSWVVLPVVNPDGYEFSHEQDRFWRKTRRPSGNCAGTDGNRNFAFHWGEVGASAQPCSDTYRGEAPFSEPETTIVRDELLKLKGSCKFYLTLHSYGNYMLYPWGWTDDLPATWEDLDEVSQAGAAAIKQATGTRYTVGSSTNVLYAAAGGSDDWAFAEAEVPISITMELPGGGNSGFNPPPSAIEKIVKESWVGIRAMAEKVAEKY; encoded by the exons ATGATTCCTCGAGGTTTCGTTCTTCTTGGCCTATTCCTGGCCACGGTGGTCTCTGCCACCCAAAGATCCTACGATGGCTTCAAGGTGTACAACGTCCAGCAGGAGACGCAAGCCCAGGCTGATCTGCTCTTCCGAATGGCTGAAGCCAACCACAAGCTGGACTTTTGGTTCCTGAGCAAACGAGTTGGCGACAATGCCACCGTTATGGTGCCTCCGGAGGATCAGGAGCGGTTCATGGCTTCGCTGGAAAAGTATGGGCTGCAGTTCACTGAGTTGATTCATAACGTGGAAAG CACTCACGATGAGTACACTTCAACGGCAACGCGTCACGCGTCCCTGCCCGCCCACCGCAACATCTTGACCAGCTACCTGCGTCACGCCGACATCAACGCTTATCTGGACGAGCTGGCCAGCAAGCACTCGGCAAAAGTAGTCGTCCACGAGGTCGGCCGTTCCCACGAAGATCGCGCGATCAAAACCATCACCATAAACCCAGGCAAGGACAAAGTGATCTTCCTGGACGCAGGAATCCACGCCCGCGAGTGGATCGCCCCTGCGACGGCCCTGTACGTGATCGATCAGCTCGTCAAGCACAACTTTGAGGGGGATGACGCGCTGAGTTCCGTCAGCTGGGTGGTCCTGCCGGTGGTCAATCCGGACGGGTACGAGTTCAGCCACGAGCAGGACCGTTTCTGGCGCAAGACGCGACGCCCGTCCGGAAACTGTGCCGGAACCGACGGTAACCGTAACTTTGCCTTCCACTGGGGAGAGGTTGGTGCCTCGGCGCAACCTTGCTCGGACACGTACCGCGGAGAAGCACCCTTCTCCGAGCCGGAAACCACGATCGTGCGCGATGAACTCCTGAAGCTCAAGGGAAGCTGCAAGTTCTACCTGACGCTTCACTCGTACGGAAACTACATGCTCTACCCGTGGGGTTGGACCGACGACCTGCCGGCGACCTGGGAAGATCTGGACGAAGTTTCGCAAGCCGGTGCCGCTGCAATCAAACAGGCTACCGGCACGCGGTACACGGTGGGAAGTTCGACGAATGTGCTTTACGCTGCCGCGGGAGGTTCGGACGATTGGGCGTTCGCAGAGGCTGAGGTGCCGATTTCGATCACCATGGAACTGCCCGGAGGCGGAAACAGTGGGTTCAATCCGCCGCCGTCGGCGATTGAGAAAATCGTTAAGGAAAGTTGGGTCGGAATCCGGGCTATGGCGGAGAAGGTGGCGGAAAAGTACTGA